One Paramisgurnus dabryanus chromosome 9, PD_genome_1.1, whole genome shotgun sequence genomic window, CATCCTACAGCAACTATTCGAACTACAGACGGGTGTACAGCGAGTGCACCGGATTCAAGGTGCCCATCTTGGGCGTTCATCTCAAAGATCTGATCTCCCTCAACGAAGCGCTTCCAGATTACCTGGAGGACGATAAGATCAACCTGGGCAAACTGCAGCATTTATACAGCAACATTAGCGACTTGCTGGCCATCCATGACTGCACCCCGCCATTTGAAGCCAACAAAGACTTACTGCACCTGCTAACGGTGAGTTCGAGGGGAAATGCTGGTGTGGGAGGGATTCAATACGAAAGCCATTTTTACTGGAAAGCAGCTCTTCTCAGAAGTGTTTGTTTTGGATGCACTGAGGGATTGCACGGTATTGCGAGTGTTTAACCGGTCCTCGGCACTACACAGAATAAATGATTAAGAAAGCGTGCAAATTTAGGAACACGTAAACATGCCTTGGTTAAATTCCTGACAGGTTATAAGCTGAAATGGCCCTATTGTGATTCTGCTCTGCTGTTTGTATGTGATACTGAGAGATGTGGACTGCAAACATTAAGCATCCACTCATGTGTAACGCTTCTGCCCCACAGCTCTCGCTAGACCTGTATTACACTGAGGATGAGATATACGAGCTCTCCTACGCCAAGGAACCCAAGAATCCCAAAATTCAGGTGAGGCCCTTTAAAGAGCCTTCAGGTTCTTGCAGCAATACTTGTATTTTCTTATCAGCGTGCATGTTccctgggattcaaacccatgatctttgcAATGCTAGCACCATGCACAACCATCTGAACACTCTATCTGACATTTCGAAGCAATATGCTAAACACACCATACAGACATATACAGTATGCATGTACTGTAGCACAGAAACTGATTTAGTGGAAGTTGGTGACATTTCTGTTGAtattgatgatttcatcacaTTTCAAAACAAATAGGCTGTCCTTGCATGTGACCTGTTTATAGACAGGGAGTATCCCGTTCTAATGTGTGGGTTCAGGGCACAGTGCACTCGTCTTTGTGCAAACACACTTCAAAGAAAACCACAAAAAAGACGCAAGGTGCTGAAAGACACACGATTGTTATCTCCATCGCTCTCTGTGTGGGTGTTGTTACGTACAAGCTTTTGATTCTTTCCTATGAAGCCTCCGCCTGCGACAGCCTTCGCATGTTGTATAAGTAAACCCAGTTGgtgtgtataatgtttttgCAGCAACATTTGACAGTTGCTGATCGTCTGAGATGAAAACTTGCTGTTTAGTgtcaaaacaaaacttttatctCCTTGCCTCCTCATAGCCTGTAGCTCCAGTGAAGCCTCCCGTTGTAGCGGAGTGGGGATCGGGAGTGACTCCTCGTATGGACCCTGCCACCATCTCCAAGCACGTTAAGCAGATGGTAGATGTAAGTGAGAAACATATGCTCAATTTTACTGTTAGGGCCAGTTTCTGACTGTGACGCTCTGACGGCCGCTTCCTGGTCGTCCACTTTCACTTCCATAATAGCGTGTAAGCTTTTCTCAACCAAATGTCACAGGACGATTTCATGCGTCAGTGGCTAACGTTAAAAATCAAAACGATTGTGTCGCCCCCTACAGTCCATCATGAAGAACTACGACTTGAACATGGATGGCTACATTTCACTGGAGGACTTTGAGAAGATCGCCGCAAACTTTCCCTTCTCGTTCTGCACACACGAGAGCGACAGGTAAGGGGAGCATTTTGGTTAAACAGTTTCCAAGagagggcttatcctagtcccaaaaaaaaaaacacttaacaattttaacatatatcagtgctgttgttttgtcacaccagtattgtttttgtaaggtttgctTGTAAAAATGACATCATTGTCTTAAAATACCTAAGGCCTAGTACTGGATTAATCTAGACCAGGAAACTGCCCTTAGTGTTTAGATGACTTCATCGAATAAGGTTATGCTTTGCTTTTTGTTTTCCAGAGAAGGAGAAATAAGCAGAGATGAAATAACTTCCTATTTCATGCGAGGGATGTCAGTGTGTGCTAAGCTTGGCGTCAGCCTTCACAACTTGCACAACTTCCACGAGACCACGTACAAGAGGCCGACATTCTGCGACACCTGCGGAGGATTTGTGAGTGTTTAAACCATTGAATAATGGATTGTGGGTAAAGCTGAGTGATATATCGAATATTACATATGATCAAGGTAATAATATAGAAAATGACAGTATATCATGAAtattccctactgaaaaatcaaGCATAAACTggtaagctggttttagctggtctcccaggtGGCTTaagctggtattgctggtgtagcaagctggtctagctgtgttttggtcactttttaagctaagaccagctgacccaccagcttgacctgCTTTGCCAGGCCGGTaggaccagcttagaccagctactGCAACCACAAAGCAGCTAAAACCAgataccagcttatgctggatttttcagtagggttgtTGAAAATTAAGATTAACATGCTAAAGAGGCTGAACAATTTCCATTTCAAAATGGTGATAGCAAGCAACGTTGTTGTGGAAGAAGACACGAGATTGGATGATGAATTGGGGTGCCTTTACATGCAATCAAAAATGTGATAATTCCCACTTCTAAAGTCGTGATTTCGAGCTTGCTGTGTGCAGATGCTTTGTGGTGGGAAAGAATGGATGACGCCGTTTCATGACACGGTGTATAAAACGTACAATAtgcttaaatatatttatatatgtaaatataaactaCTTTAACAACAAGTGAAGCTGTAATAGATCAAATTTAATAAAGCATACCTGCCACAGCAGACATCCTTCTCCTATCCACCATTTTTAGGCTTTAAGGCCCACCCATATGTGgaatttatttagaaacttcCTGTAAGTAAACATGACATCAGAGGGCATTCACACTCTAAAAATGActgtgttatttttgacccatgatggttaaatattggacagaacacaccgctgggttaaaatgtattcaatgctgggttgttttaaaggtgacatcgaatgattgaacggggtatttatccttgttctgtaatgtgacatgtagacaatttttttggggggtctgtaatgccttagaagcttcctaaaaacctctctcagatagctctgttagggtgggggattttaaacaagtggttttgcacctatttggctccccctactggcttaacttgcaatctcattactgattggctgactttgctgccactctgtagccaattattttaaagtggaggggcagtgagatgcctgtgatgtcataagcatcagtttttcagattgggtcgTTTTCTGggtgacatttctaaaagaggaatttctatgagactgagatgtttagcatgtctagcactttttgtatgttcgtaaCTGTGGGTAGACTacaattattcaacaaagacaaagtaaaaatgttttttcattctctgtgcCCTTTaatccaactgctgggttattataacccatggttgcatttaaaaacaacccaacattgggtaatttttaactcGGCatatgttctgtccaatatttacccattatgggtcaaaaataacccagccatttttagagtgcatgtGCAAATTTGCATGGGAAACTCATATTTATGATAATTCTGATAGCATGTGAAGACAGAATGCATAATTTTGAATGCTCTATCCAAATCCTGttatcatgtaaaaaaaaaaacacagggtaaagaaaatatattgagaTATAGTGAGTATTGTCAAAATTGGGAAAGATATAAAGTTAAGGTATATCGTCCAGCCCTAATTTTGGAACAtgtctgcactgtaaaaatgatttgttggttcaacttaaagtaAGTTAGTGGCATTCcaattttaagttaattcaatttaaaattatcagttaaaggaacagtatgtaggattgtggccaaaactggtattgcaatcacacaactggtggccaaaacacaaaatgacaacataaccatcagttgagggctgcaagtccacattttaaatgacaatatcctggccagaccaccgTTGTCAGTGatattagtatttaaaatgaaaatgatttcttaatgtctagtgacatatcagggccattttatgattaattgatatacatttcttacatactgttcctttaaccctAAACAAAAATGTGTACAAATTGTTGTCagctaatatttttaaattgaattatttttaagCTGAATTGAACAGCTAGGTaccatatatttttaagttgaactaaCTTTTTTCTTACAGTGTGTGCATTTTTGCATCATCTAATATCTTTTTCATTTCTCCAATAGTTATGGGGAGTCATAAAGCAAGGCTACCACTGCAAAGGTCAGAACTGATTTCAGATCATTTTCAAATAGATCAACAGAGATTATCATTCACTAATCCTGTTGCTTTCATTTTGTTTAAGACTGTGGAGTGAATTGTCATAAGCACTGTAAGGACGGTGTGGGAATGGAGTGTTTGAAGATGTTACAGGTGACCAGTAGCCCATGTCCCTACACCCCTGGCCCTGGATCAGGCACCCACACTAAAGGCAACTGGGGTGAGTTTCCTATGTCATTCCTGTGGTAATGTGCACCGTACAATAAGAAATAATGTGATCAGAGTGATCAGGTCTTGTATATCACTGCTGATTAGtcaaaaacataacatttgaccaatcagaatcaagtatttaGACCTTACTCACAGGCCTAGTTTCACAGCTAAAGccaggattaggccttagttaaattaagatgtatttcataaacatgcattagaaaaatacattactggtgtgtatcttgagacaaatcaatggcagtGGCATATTTAAAGTTGCCTTTTCAGTTGAGACACCTTAAAAACGTGTTTTAGTATAAGCCTTAAAGGGGCACTACACTTATGCTCATTTCCAGCTCGCAATGATAtaacgcagcagccgaaaatagcccccttagtaactttcaatagcaggggactattttagggcactgcataatatcattgcgcctcctgcagccatgttacggcagaatgagagtatagttcctagccatattggaTTGGATTGCATAtgaatggattgtgctaagctatgctaaaaagtggtacagccagacccggagatcggctgaatggattccaaaatggtaaaaaacaaatgtttaactctaggggagctggaaaaagtggagtgtcccttaaaGTGTTGTAATATAAAGTGTAATAAGCTTATTTCACTCACTTACTGAGATGAAGAGGGTACTTTTTAGGTTCCCAGTTGGTAAATAACTATCAACCACCATTGTGGCATTTCTTATTTTCAATTAGGCTCCGAGGAGGAAGCGTTCATCTTTCCTAATGGAAACGGATCCGAGCACTCCAAAGGCCAAACTTCGTCAGACAGCGACGCTGAGGCATCCACGTTATCAGACATATCCACTCAAACAGACCCAGGAGTTTGGACGCCGGTGGGTAAACGGAAAGACCGTCTGCATTCTCTAAAACATCCACCTCTTGAAAAGGTAATGCCATGAAGTACGCAAAGTTTCCACTGCTTTTCTAACCTTTCCACTGAAAATCAGATGAATGGTTTCAAAATAtacgtgaccctgtctgtgaaatcctagctaaagtctcaatctaattatgagattaagaACATCAAAGTTTGACTCGGgtcatattaaagatatcaaggtcatattttcacagaatgtactacaaaaaaatgacaaaagctGGGTTTACACAGGCAGAGTCACTTATCGCACAGAAAGCTAATTTATTGGGTAACTAAGACTGCACAGCCACTACTTCTTAAGACACAAGTCTACAGGCTTGAATTGGTTCTCACTAACATTACTTACCTGCCTTTACCCCAGAGCGCCACTCTACCAGCAAGGGTACGAGGTTCATCTGCCCCTAGTTCTCTCCTACAGGAGAAAATGGATGAACTGAAGCTGAACAAAGATAAACGAAGAGAACCCGACTGAACTTGTTTTCGCATGTGGGCATGTGTTTGTCTCACCGAGAAACAGACTGATATTACCGCTGGATTTCAATGTTTCTTTGTAACCGTAAAGGGACGTTTATACACTGGACGATAAGAGGCTGAAGAGCAAATGCTCATATTTCTCGCAAACTGTCTTGTTCTATTGTCTTCAACAgattgttcttgacgttcgttAAATGTGATGCAATTCTGCCTGGAAGGACTAATGCATGGGATTTTATTTAAGGAATTAAGAGCTTGTTTGAAACCGTATGAATGGTAAGAACTCTCTATGCACCAGCAACGACTGCCAGTGAGGAGCACATCAACAGACCTCACATCTCCACAAGTATCCAAAGGTGGACCgctactgtacagtatatcaCTGATCTCACTACCACTTGACTAAATGGACTTTCTTGCCTTTAACTATGAAGAGGTGCTTACTGCAAGAACTGTGCGTTGTCAACCATAGCCTTAATATTCACATTGGTGGAAAAAAATCAACAGAGTTGTTCATTTAAACAACAAGAATGTATCTCCACTGTTAAGGGATGTTTGCTTTTGGTGCTGATATAATACCCACAATGCATCATTGTGCCTTATGCAATGAACAATTCACTGAGCAGTAGACAATGGGTCTTATGTAACTTGTTATATTCAACAACTGTCCCGTCGCAATTCAACATCATCACAATCTGTTTCATTAGCGCTCATTGCTATGAACTGAATAGATGTCTCATTTAGCCTGCTTGCACACATCCATCAGCACTAATGAAAGGAGAGGGGTGAACTGAGATGAACCATGAATATTGTGGAGCTATTCAATTGTGTTTTTCTAATATCGTGTCTGTGAATTATTTTGTCCTCTACAACTTGAATGTCTGTTTTACTAAATCTTGAATTTAGGCtatagatttttatttattgcgGATTGATAAATCTGAAGTATTTTCCATAAAGCACTGCCTGatgtgattaaaaaatacaTGAGAAAATGATACACGTGTATTGCATTTTAAAATCAGTAGGATTGGGACGCAtctcacatattttttttttttgacaaaaccgTTATCATCAAACATCAGAGCGAAGCCACAGTGAAACTTATGATTTAATTCTCAAACCAAAAAGATTTCGGAAAAGATAAAGTTCACAAACTCACCAGTATGaactaaacctaaaaacatttcaaatgaaAACAATCATAACGTTTCATTTTCTTAACTAACTATAGTGTTGGGTAAGTATATTAAACACTGAACCAGTTTAAACAAaaccaaacaaataaacaacaacaacaacatgctTTTTACAATCACTTGTTTTAACTGAAAATGTTTAGCtataatacactgtaaaaagtgaaagttggatcaaATTAAACAAATTAGTTGAATTTGTAACACTTAAAAATGAATTACATTTTGTCAAGttgtcaaataattttttagtagataaaaactttaaaatattactttgaTTGGAAACACAGAATAACATTTAAGTTttctaaacttaaaaatgtaggtGTTAggaattgaagtattttttccaacttttactttttacagtgcaagttATTAAAAGCATCTGCATTAAACTgaatttagatattttagcatACCCTAAGCAGTATTCTGCAAAAGCATTTAGATCAGTGATAACAGTGCTGCACAACCGCAGTGACGCATAAGTGCATCTCACACGTTCAACATCTGCAGGCTGTTTGTGGTACTACAAGGacattcacatacagtacaATACTTCAATGGTGTCTATGCTCTTGTC contains:
- the rasgrp4 gene encoding RAS guanyl-releasing protein 4 isoform X1, whose protein sequence is MIRKESKSSRKSRQEGGCVIKHKRPVQRRMTCPSPQEISRALQSPPAHPSFRAASLDELIVRCLHCFDSDGKLNRGTQLVHMTLMMHNWVVPSHIFAHKLLSLYKDCPAEKRTQRRSQICHFIRQWITQFRLMFEMDPMLEEAMGDLWALVRVEGNDSHNQLFNSPYINPPVNVSQTESPSVKKRKVSLLFDHMEPDEMAEHLSYLEFKNFCNVSFLDYRSYVVHGSVRHNPALERSVMLCNGVSQWVQLMILNRHTPQQRAEVFTKFIHVAQKLRALQNFNTLMAVIGGLCHSSISRLKDTASLLSSDVTKTLSELTELLSSYSNYSNYRRVYSECTGFKVPILGVHLKDLISLNEALPDYLEDDKINLGKLQHLYSNISDLLAIHDCTPPFEANKDLLHLLTLSLDLYYTEDEIYELSYAKEPKNPKIQPVAPVKPPVVAEWGSGVTPRMDPATISKHVKQMVDSIMKNYDLNMDGYISLEDFEKIAANFPFSFCTHESDREGEISRDEITSYFMRGMSVCAKLGVSLHNLHNFHETTYKRPTFCDTCGGFLWGVIKQGYHCKDCGVNCHKHCKDGVGMECLKMLQVTSSPCPYTPGPGSGTHTKGNWGSEEEAFIFPNGNGSEHSKGQTSSDSDAEASTLSDISTQTDPGVWTPVGKRKDRLHSLKHPPLEKSATLPARVRGSSAPSSLLQEKMDELKLNKDKRREPD
- the rasgrp4 gene encoding RAS guanyl-releasing protein 4 isoform X2, producing the protein MIRKESKSRKSRQEGGCVIKHKRPVQRRMTCPSPQEISRALQSPPAHPSFRAASLDELIVRCLHCFDSDGKLNRGTQLVHMTLMMHNWVVPSHIFAHKLLSLYKDCPAEKRTQRRSQICHFIRQWITQFRLMFEMDPMLEEAMGDLWALVRVEGNDSHNQLFNSPYINPPVNVSQTESPSVKKRKVSLLFDHMEPDEMAEHLSYLEFKNFCNVSFLDYRSYVVHGSVRHNPALERSVMLCNGVSQWVQLMILNRHTPQQRAEVFTKFIHVAQKLRALQNFNTLMAVIGGLCHSSISRLKDTASLLSSDVTKTLSELTELLSSYSNYSNYRRVYSECTGFKVPILGVHLKDLISLNEALPDYLEDDKINLGKLQHLYSNISDLLAIHDCTPPFEANKDLLHLLTLSLDLYYTEDEIYELSYAKEPKNPKIQPVAPVKPPVVAEWGSGVTPRMDPATISKHVKQMVDSIMKNYDLNMDGYISLEDFEKIAANFPFSFCTHESDREGEISRDEITSYFMRGMSVCAKLGVSLHNLHNFHETTYKRPTFCDTCGGFLWGVIKQGYHCKDCGVNCHKHCKDGVGMECLKMLQVTSSPCPYTPGPGSGTHTKGNWGSEEEAFIFPNGNGSEHSKGQTSSDSDAEASTLSDISTQTDPGVWTPVGKRKDRLHSLKHPPLEKSATLPARVRGSSAPSSLLQEKMDELKLNKDKRREPD
- the rasgrp4 gene encoding RAS guanyl-releasing protein 4 isoform X3 gives rise to the protein MIRKESKSSRKSRQEGGCVIKHKRPVQRRMTCPSPQEISRALQSPPAHPSFRAASLDELIVRCLHCFDSDGKLNRGTQLVHMTLMMHNWVVPSHIFAHKLLSLYKDCPAEKRTQRRSQICHFIRQWITQFRLMFEMDPMLEEAMGDLWALVRVEGNDSHNQLFNSPYINPPVNVSQTESPSVKKRKVSLLFDHMEPDEMAEHLSYLEFKNFCNVSFLDYRSYVVHGSVRHNPALERSVMLCNGVSQWVQLMILNRHTPQQRAEVFTKFIHVAQKLRALQNFNTLMAVIGGLCHSSISRLKDTASLLSSDVTKTLSELTELLSSYSNYSNYRRVYSECTGFKVPILGVHLKDLISLNEALPDYLEDDKINLGKLQHLYSNISDLLAIHDCTPPFEANKDLLHLLTLSLDLYYTEDEIYELSYAKEPKNPKIQPVAPVKPPVVAEWGSGVTPRMDPATISKHVKQMVDSIMKNYDLNMDGYISLEDFEKIAANFPFSFCTHESDREGEISRDEITSYFMRGMSVCAKLGVSLHNLHNFHETTYKRPTFCDTCGGFLWGVIKQGYHCKDCGVNCHKHCKDGVGMECLKMLQVTSSPCPYTPGPGSGTHTKGNWGSEEEAFIFPNGNGSEHSKGQTSSDSDAEASTLSDISTQTDPGVWTPVGKRKDRLHSLKHPPLEKIVLDVR